A portion of the Acidobacteriaceae bacterium genome contains these proteins:
- a CDS encoding DUF5131 family protein → MAKGTKISWAHHTVNWWIGCGKVSAECKNCYAESLIENRMGKSFAERHYRIEAAMKEAYSYDAEAKAAGKRAIVFTNSLSDFFDPAADANRAAAWAAIKNTPNLYWMILTKRPHLIADRLPADWGDGWENVWLGTTCGSKKPYKCLHTGMIMTPIDRVTALQAIPCRVRFISAEPLLTDISDIDLTGIDWVAVGGESGREWNYADRMMDITNAAKLYDRCKQEEIRFLFKQASHQFTERGINALNLYLAEQYGERLDPMRCELIREYPAEADGKLMEFSPPGAKARFSLSDWRDYKVTKVKTRLPILQ, encoded by the coding sequence ATGGCTAAGGGTACGAAGATCAGTTGGGCGCACCACACGGTGAACTGGTGGATTGGTTGCGGCAAGGTATCGGCTGAATGCAAGAACTGCTATGCCGAATCTCTTATTGAGAACCGCATGGGCAAGTCTTTCGCGGAAAGACATTACCGTATCGAAGCGGCAATGAAGGAAGCCTACAGCTACGACGCCGAAGCCAAAGCAGCAGGAAAGCGAGCCATCGTCTTCACGAACTCTCTATCCGACTTCTTCGATCCAGCAGCAGACGCGAACCGCGCTGCTGCGTGGGCCGCCATCAAGAACACACCAAATCTTTACTGGATGATCCTTACGAAGAGGCCCCACCTCATCGCTGATAGGCTCCCTGCGGATTGGGGAGACGGCTGGGAGAACGTTTGGCTCGGTACGACCTGCGGCTCTAAAAAACCCTATAAGTGCCTTCATACGGGGATGATTATGACGCCTATAGACCGTGTAACGGCTCTACAGGCGATACCCTGCCGCGTTCGGTTCATCAGTGCGGAACCATTGCTCACCGATATCTCCGATATCGACCTGACAGGTATTGATTGGGTCGCAGTCGGTGGTGAATCTGGACGCGAGTGGAACTATGCAGACCGAATGATGGATATAACGAACGCGGCGAAGCTATATGACCGCTGCAAACAGGAAGAAATCAGGTTCCTGTTCAAACAAGCCAGCCATCAGTTCACCGAAAGAGGAATCAATGCACTGAATCTCTACCTGGCCGAGCAATACGGGGAACGTCTCGACCCGATGAGGTGCGAATTGATTCGTGAGTACCCTGCTGAAGCGGATGGGAAGTTGATGGAGTTCAGTCCTCCTGGCGCGAAGGCACGATTCAGCCTCAGCGATTGGCGCGACTACAAGGTCACGAAAGTCAAGACGCGATTGCCGATATTGCAGTAG
- a CDS encoding HNH endonuclease signature motif containing protein, translating to MATYTPPFNRLDGKYTIDHQTGCYNWTGSLSSQAGYPTIGDGQKVLYAHRVAWESINGPMPTTPCPDGSFRWELHHVCQNKRCINQTHIQLVTQREHAVLHKAIRLANELGQIAATMKAAA from the coding sequence ATGGCAACTTATACCCCACCCTTTAACCGCCTCGACGGCAAGTACACTATCGATCATCAAACCGGCTGTTACAACTGGACCGGTTCCCTCTCATCGCAAGCTGGTTATCCGACCATTGGTGACGGCCAGAAGGTTTTATACGCTCACCGCGTAGCGTGGGAGTCTATAAACGGCCCCATGCCGACGACGCCATGTCCTGATGGCTCTTTCCGCTGGGAACTCCACCATGTTTGCCAGAATAAGCGTTGCATCAACCAGACTCACATCCAGCTCGTAACGCAGCGCGAACATGCCGTACTCCACAAAGCTATCCGACTAGCAAACGAACTAGGTCAGATCGCCGCAACGATGAAGGCGGCAGCCTAA
- a CDS encoding sigma factor → MDKTLNNLYSAWAANPNDVTMHALLSSVRSAALKSFRFEFRDSSEDMSQNVVFRVWERLPTFTPQDEGSFARWVSVIIRNERRQQWDRPKLNQVDVLEQPQEEHHYFDTSFLPDSIQPAAKLLLAGFSFKEAAELLQVNVTALRERFRRFRQEYSVDDCCFSV, encoded by the coding sequence ATGGATAAGACACTTAACAACCTCTACTCCGCGTGGGCCGCGAATCCCAATGATGTGACTATGCACGCGCTCCTTTCTTCAGTAAGGAGTGCTGCACTCAAGTCCTTCCGTTTTGAGTTCCGTGATTCCTCGGAGGATATGTCACAGAATGTTGTTTTTCGCGTGTGGGAGCGGCTTCCGACGTTCACACCTCAGGACGAAGGCTCCTTTGCACGTTGGGTATCTGTCATCATCCGAAATGAACGCCGTCAGCAGTGGGACAGACCGAAGCTCAACCAGGTAGACGTTCTAGAGCAGCCACAGGAAGAACACCACTACTTCGACACATCGTTCTTGCCTGATTCGATCCAGCCAGCCGCGAAGCTATTACTCGCGGGCTTCTCCTTTAAGGAAGCCGCAGAACTATTGCAAGTCAACGTGACTGCCCTTCGTGAACGATTTCGCAGGTTTCGGCAGGAATATTCAGTTGATGACTGTTGTTTTAGCGTCTAA
- a CDS encoding DNA cytosine methyltransferase, giving the protein MKTLTAISLFSGTGMLDRGVGAALKAQDYDLRTILYCERETYAQEVLKARMQDKLLCEAPIWSDVTTLDASQLRGHVDCIIAGFPCQPFSVAGKRAGIEDERYLFGDVLRITNEAGAALLFLENVPGLLSAKSDTTAPIADVMRLLDEAGFDATWQCHTAEEAGAPHKRERWFCIAWRRELADSECDGQTGTKIEGITHCVSAEESTGQNILPYAA; this is encoded by the coding sequence ATGAAGACACTCACCGCAATCAGCCTGTTCAGTGGAACAGGAATGCTCGACCGTGGCGTCGGGGCCGCTCTCAAGGCACAAGATTATGACCTCCGAACCATCCTCTACTGCGAACGTGAAACCTACGCGCAAGAAGTCCTCAAAGCGAGGATGCAAGACAAGCTCCTCTGCGAAGCACCTATCTGGTCAGACGTTACAACTCTCGACGCCAGCCAGCTTAGAGGACACGTTGACTGCATCATTGCAGGCTTCCCTTGCCAGCCGTTCAGTGTCGCCGGTAAACGAGCTGGTATCGAAGATGAAAGATACCTATTCGGCGACGTTCTACGCATCACCAATGAAGCAGGCGCAGCTCTGCTCTTCCTCGAAAACGTTCCAGGTTTGCTCTCAGCCAAATCAGACACCACAGCTCCCATCGCAGACGTTATGCGGCTCCTGGACGAAGCAGGGTTTGATGCGACATGGCAGTGTCACACTGCCGAAGAAGCTGGCGCGCCCCACAAAAGAGAACGTTGGTTCTGCATCGCCTGGCGAAGAGAACTGGCTGACTCCGAATGTGATGGACAAACTGGAACCAAGATCGAAGGAATCACTCACTGCGTATCAGCAGAGGAATCGACCGGGCAGAACATCTTGCCCTACGCTGCGTGA
- a CDS encoding HNH endonuclease, with protein sequence MPSRAKRACKQPNCSELVDNGYCNNHKQHTNDYDRWRGQSQTRGYDNDWRRIRLIALRRDRYLCQHCLRDGLVTPAIDVDHIIPISVDPTRRLDIDNLQSLCRPCHNIKTAIESR encoded by the coding sequence ATGCCGTCCAGAGCAAAGCGCGCGTGCAAGCAGCCGAACTGTTCAGAACTGGTCGATAACGGTTACTGCAACAATCACAAACAGCACACCAATGATTACGACCGCTGGCGTGGGCAGTCACAAACGCGCGGCTATGACAACGACTGGCGACGAATCAGATTGATTGCACTACGACGTGACCGCTACCTGTGCCAGCATTGCCTACGAGATGGACTCGTTACTCCTGCGATTGACGTCGATCACATCATCCCGATCAGTGTTGATCCAACGCGCCGACTTGACATTGATAATTTGCAATCACTTTGCAGACCTTGTCACAACATTAAGACCGCTATTGAATCACGATGA
- a CDS encoding phage terminase small subunit P27 family, protein MAGRKPKPTLIKELSGNPGKRRLNKSEPTFASGANCPSHLSEEAKKEWHRLSADLTASGLLTSVDRAALAAYCQSWATWCMAEQHLADNGYTITSPTGNVTTSPYVLIAFQAKSAMHKFAAEFGFTPSSRSRLNVTAPTKQKADPLDAFFDMNHDDQGLRQ, encoded by the coding sequence ATGGCTGGAAGGAAGCCCAAACCAACCCTAATCAAAGAGCTATCGGGCAATCCCGGTAAGCGTCGGCTGAACAAGAGCGAACCCACGTTCGCATCTGGAGCCAATTGCCCTTCGCACCTCTCTGAAGAAGCAAAGAAGGAATGGCATCGTCTCTCCGCTGACCTAACGGCCTCAGGACTCCTCACATCAGTTGACCGCGCTGCATTAGCAGCCTATTGCCAGTCCTGGGCTACATGGTGCATGGCAGAACAGCACCTTGCAGATAACGGTTACACGATTACATCACCCACAGGCAACGTGACCACCAGTCCATACGTGCTCATCGCCTTCCAAGCGAAGAGCGCGATGCATAAATTCGCCGCAGAGTTTGGCTTCACCCCGTCCTCACGCTCACGCCTCAATGTGACGGCTCCCACAAAGCAGAAGGCAGACCCGCTTGATGCGTTTTTCGATATGAACCACGATGACCAAGGACTACGCCAATGA
- a CDS encoding terminase large subunit translates to MTKDYANEATAYCKRVVSGGIVSSKWIKLACQRHIEDLQQVDSRWHYDATQVNRACAFIESLTLESGQRFLLSDWQIWLTASLMGWVDNEGLRKYIEAYIVVAKGNGKSPWAAAMSLLFTFGLNVPKAEAYCGAMSLQQSDEVHRVARHFVESNPAFAAINVIAQKKSIFSLSGSRFQPVIGRGRHGSRPLLAVLDEYHQAITDDLYGTFKTGCNKTVNSLLLTITTAGVASSASPCYQLQDRAIKAVDGSMPDERFFTAIYAADGSVEWTSETALRMANPNLGISNDAEKIRLAIKDATRNPAHANNVKAMHLNIWSTAAASWMNMTAWSKCFDPTLTADSVKHLPCWIGSDLASKLDLSACVRLYRDDTQGDRPHYYALCRAYLPEERINLPENTHYQAWVEQQHLSATPGSSLDYAMLEADALADIAINQVREIPYDPRYADQWSQRVSELSGVTRIDVPPSSAVLSPAMKELEAAVADGRFHHDGNPVLTWCMSNVLTRETAAGNYTMPDKSRPENKIDVAVALFIAMTRARLAEPEPTADYGFLFA, encoded by the coding sequence ATGACCAAGGACTACGCCAATGAAGCAACCGCCTATTGCAAGCGCGTAGTCTCAGGTGGAATCGTCTCCTCTAAATGGATCAAGTTAGCTTGCCAGCGTCATATCGAGGACCTCCAACAAGTTGATTCCCGCTGGCACTATGACGCTACACAAGTCAATCGTGCATGTGCATTCATCGAAAGCCTCACACTCGAATCAGGACAACGATTCCTTCTCTCTGACTGGCAGATATGGCTCACCGCCTCCCTCATGGGATGGGTCGATAACGAAGGTCTTCGCAAATATATAGAGGCGTACATCGTTGTCGCCAAAGGTAACGGTAAATCACCTTGGGCAGCGGCTATGTCTCTGCTCTTCACCTTTGGCCTCAACGTTCCCAAAGCTGAGGCATATTGCGGTGCGATGTCACTCCAGCAGAGTGACGAGGTACACCGCGTTGCTCGTCACTTCGTTGAATCGAATCCCGCATTCGCCGCGATCAACGTCATTGCACAGAAGAAGTCCATCTTCTCGCTATCAGGTTCCCGTTTCCAACCTGTTATTGGTCGCGGTCGTCACGGCTCGCGTCCACTCCTTGCGGTGCTCGATGAGTACCACCAAGCGATCACAGACGACCTGTATGGAACGTTCAAAACCGGATGCAATAAGACGGTCAACTCACTGCTGCTGACGATCACCACAGCAGGCGTGGCATCGTCCGCTTCACCCTGTTATCAACTCCAAGACCGCGCAATCAAAGCAGTCGACGGCTCAATGCCCGACGAACGATTCTTCACCGCGATCTATGCAGCCGATGGTTCGGTCGAATGGACAAGTGAAACAGCCCTACGGATGGCGAACCCGAACCTGGGTATTTCCAACGACGCTGAGAAGATTCGTCTCGCCATTAAAGATGCAACCCGCAATCCCGCTCACGCCAACAACGTAAAAGCGATGCACCTCAATATATGGTCAACCGCTGCGGCGAGTTGGATGAATATGACTGCGTGGTCAAAGTGCTTCGACCCAACGCTCACAGCAGACAGCGTTAAACATCTCCCATGCTGGATAGGCTCTGACCTCGCGAGCAAGCTAGACCTCTCCGCGTGTGTGCGTCTCTATCGCGACGACACACAAGGTGACCGACCTCACTACTACGCTCTATGCCGCGCGTACCTTCCTGAAGAGCGCATAAACCTGCCCGAGAACACGCATTACCAAGCATGGGTTGAACAACAACACCTCAGTGCGACACCCGGCTCCTCCCTTGATTACGCCATGTTAGAAGCGGACGCACTCGCAGACATCGCGATCAATCAAGTGCGTGAAATCCCCTATGATCCGCGCTACGCCGACCAGTGGAGCCAGCGCGTCAGCGAACTCTCTGGCGTCACTCGCATCGATGTACCTCCATCCTCGGCGGTCTTATCGCCAGCGATGAAAGAACTCGAAGCTGCTGTAGCCGACGGACGTTTCCACCACGACGGCAATCCAGTTCTGACTTGGTGCATGAGCAATGTGCTCACCCGCGAAACGGCTGCTGGCAATTACACAATGCCCGACAAGTCGCGCCCCGAAAACAAGATTGACGTAGCTGTCGCTCTCTTCATTGCAATGACGAGGGCACGACTAGCAGAACCTGAACCAACAGCCGACTACGGCTTTTTATTTGCCTAA
- a CDS encoding phage portal protein has protein sequence MPLFERSITTLGLSDGTTVERRWNINSPSTPLTAMAAWGDTGGGLSSSGEVVTEKNALCISTVYTCVTILAEAVASLPCRLMRSTDEGDAPAIDHRLWPLLTESPNDEMTAFTFWSTIVGSSALTGNGYAQIVRDPTGAVESIWPLHPLKTEPIRNVTGQLAYKTTDGMDNGAYRIIPSVDVLHFPLFSLDGIKGVSPVTAARESFATARAMEKFGARWFANGAQPSSLLINKTNGKPDAKAQKEFVEAWQAAHSGINQHKQGFLWGDWSVEQIGLSPEDSQFLVARNYQRSDIAAMYKIPAFMVGSTEKLSNNNYTGQQMGFVVDTLRPILVRLEAELKRKLLKSSRFFVDFDVTERQRGDFAAMATAISLTRQWAVLDADECRALLGYAPRGGAAKKLITQVNMIPLDQLGVPTDTSDTTPITDLTQDNKDED, from the coding sequence ATGCCTTTATTTGAACGCAGCATCACGACGCTCGGACTGAGCGATGGCACCACCGTCGAAAGACGATGGAACATCAACAGCCCCTCCACACCACTGACAGCTATGGCTGCGTGGGGTGATACGGGTGGTGGCCTGTCCTCATCTGGTGAGGTTGTAACCGAGAAGAACGCGCTCTGCATTAGCACCGTTTACACATGCGTCACGATCCTGGCTGAAGCTGTGGCTTCTCTTCCATGCCGCCTCATGCGCTCGACGGATGAAGGCGACGCACCCGCTATAGATCATCGACTCTGGCCACTTCTAACCGAGTCACCGAACGATGAGATGACGGCCTTTACCTTTTGGTCCACCATCGTTGGCTCATCGGCTCTCACAGGTAATGGATACGCTCAAATCGTGCGTGACCCGACCGGGGCAGTGGAATCAATCTGGCCTTTGCATCCCTTAAAGACCGAACCGATTCGCAACGTAACCGGTCAACTCGCATACAAGACCACAGACGGTATGGATAACGGTGCATATCGCATCATTCCGTCCGTAGATGTTCTACATTTCCCCCTATTCTCCCTCGATGGGATCAAAGGTGTATCTCCTGTCACCGCTGCTCGCGAGTCATTCGCAACAGCGAGAGCAATGGAGAAGTTTGGCGCTCGTTGGTTCGCTAATGGTGCCCAACCATCATCTCTGCTCATCAACAAAACTAACGGTAAGCCTGATGCTAAGGCTCAAAAAGAATTCGTGGAGGCGTGGCAAGCAGCCCACTCGGGCATCAATCAGCACAAGCAGGGATTCCTCTGGGGCGATTGGTCCGTTGAGCAGATTGGCCTATCACCTGAAGATTCGCAATTCTTAGTCGCACGGAACTATCAACGTTCTGACATCGCAGCGATGTACAAGATTCCAGCGTTCATGGTTGGTTCTACTGAGAAGCTATCCAACAATAACTACACCGGTCAGCAAATGGGGTTCGTCGTAGACACGCTGCGTCCCATCCTCGTTCGTCTCGAAGCGGAACTGAAACGTAAGCTCCTCAAGTCGTCACGATTCTTCGTGGACTTCGACGTAACCGAAAGGCAACGCGGCGATTTCGCGGCGATGGCGACGGCCATCTCACTGACACGTCAATGGGCAGTCCTCGATGCAGACGAATGCCGCGCTCTTCTTGGCTATGCTCCTCGCGGTGGTGCAGCAAAGAAGCTCATCACGCAAGTAAACATGATCCCCCTTGATCAGCTTGGCGTCCCCACCGACACAAGCGACACAACCCCGATTACAGACCTCACGCAGGACAACAAAGATGAAGATTGA